One window of Mucilaginibacter inviolabilis genomic DNA carries:
- the nusG gene encoding transcription termination/antitermination protein NusG — MSDQLKWYVVRAISGKEKKVKQYIDAEISRLGITHLVPQVLIPTEKYYQMRDGKKIAKERNYFPGYVLMEAVLDGETEHIIKNINSVIGFLGDKAGNAIPLRQAEVNRILGKVDEMSAQGETMNVPYYIGENVKVMDGPFNGFSGVIEEVNEEKKKLKVMVKIFGRRTPLELNYMQVEKE; from the coding sequence ATGAGTGATCAATTGAAATGGTATGTAGTTAGGGCCATCAGTGGTAAAGAAAAGAAGGTTAAACAATACATAGATGCCGAAATTAGTCGTTTGGGCATTACGCATTTAGTACCACAGGTATTAATACCTACCGAAAAGTACTATCAAATGCGCGACGGAAAGAAAATAGCCAAAGAGCGTAATTATTTTCCGGGTTATGTACTGATGGAAGCTGTGCTTGACGGTGAAACCGAACACATCATCAAAAATATAAACAGTGTGATAGGTTTTTTAGGCGATAAAGCCGGAAATGCTATTCCATTGCGCCAGGCCGAAGTTAACCGTATTTTAGGTAAGGTTGATGAAATGAGTGCTCAGGGCGAAACAATGAATGTGCCTTATTACATTGGCGAGAATGTTAAAGTTATGGACGGTCCGTTCAATGGCTTTAGCGGTGTGATAGAAGAGGTTAACGAAGAGAAAAAGAAACTGAAGGTGATGGTAAAGATATTCGGGCGTCGTACGCCGCTTGAATTGAATTACATGCAGGTAGAAAAAGAATAG
- the secE gene encoding preprotein translocase subunit SecE produces the protein MAGVAEYIKESYIELTQKVTWPTWRELQSSAILVLVAAIIIALVIVGMDQIINYLLGIFYHSLT, from the coding sequence ATGGCAGGCGTAGCTGAATATATTAAAGAATCATACATCGAGTTAACTCAAAAAGTAACTTGGCCAACCTGGCGCGAATTGCAAAGCAGTGCTATATTGGTGCTGGTTGCTGCAATTATCATAGCGTTAGTTATTGTAGGTATGGACCAGATCATTAATTATTTGCTTGGTATATTTTATCATTCACTAACATAA
- the tuf gene encoding elongation factor Tu translates to MAKEKFDRSKPHLNIGTIGHVDHGKTTLTAAITKVLADAGLSEARSFDSIDSAPEEKERGITINTAHVEYSTANRHYAHVDCPGHADYVKNMVTGAAQMDGAIIVVAATDGPMPQTREHILLARQVGVPALVVFMNKVDMVDDPELLELVEMEIRELLSFYEYPGDDIPVIQGSALGGLNGDPTWVGKIMELMDAVDSYIPIPPRLTELPFLMPVEDVFSITGRGTVATGRIERGVINSGEAVDILGMGAENLKSTVTGVEMFRKILDRGEAGDNVGLLLRGIEKTDIRRGMVICKPGSVTPHTDFKAEVYVLSKAEGGRHTPFFNKYRPQFYFRTTDVTGEISLAEGVEMVMPGDNVTITVKLINAIAMEKGLRFAIREGGRTVGAGQVTEILK, encoded by the coding sequence ATGGCAAAAGAAAAGTTTGACCGCAGTAAACCGCACTTAAACATCGGTACAATCGGTCACGTTGACCACGGCAAAACAACCCTTACTGCAGCTATCACTAAAGTATTAGCTGATGCAGGTTTATCAGAAGCTCGTTCATTTGATTCAATTGACTCAGCTCCTGAAGAAAAAGAGCGTGGTATCACCATTAATACAGCACACGTTGAGTATTCAACAGCTAACCGTCACTATGCACACGTTGACTGTCCAGGTCACGCGGATTACGTGAAAAACATGGTTACTGGTGCTGCTCAGATGGATGGTGCAATCATTGTTGTTGCTGCTACTGACGGTCCGATGCCACAAACCCGCGAGCACATCCTGTTAGCACGTCAGGTAGGTGTACCTGCACTTGTTGTATTTATGAACAAGGTTGACATGGTTGATGATCCGGAATTATTAGAATTAGTAGAAATGGAAATTCGTGAATTATTATCATTCTACGAATATCCAGGTGATGATATCCCAGTTATCCAGGGTTCTGCATTAGGTGGTCTTAACGGCGATCCTACCTGGGTTGGTAAAATCATGGAGTTGATGGATGCTGTAGATAGCTACATCCCTATCCCTCCACGTTTAACTGAGCTTCCTTTCTTAATGCCGGTTGAAGACGTATTCTCAATCACTGGTCGTGGTACTGTTGCTACCGGTCGTATTGAGCGTGGTGTAATCAACTCTGGTGAAGCTGTTGATATTTTAGGTATGGGTGCTGAGAACTTAAAATCAACCGTAACAGGTGTTGAGATGTTCCGCAAAATCCTTGACCGTGGTGAAGCTGGTGACAACGTAGGTTTATTGTTACGTGGTATTGAAAAAACTGATATCCGTCGTGGTATGGTTATTTGCAAACCAGGTTCAGTAACTCCACACACTGACTTTAAAGCAGAAGTTTACGTATTATCAAAAGCAGAAGGTGGCCGTCACACTCCATTCTTCAATAAATACCGCCCGCAATTCTATTTCCGTACAACTGACGTAACTGGTGAGATTTCACTGGCCGAAGGTGTAGAAATGGTTATGCCAGGTGATAACGTTACCATCACTGTAAAATTGATCAACGCTATCGCTATGGAAAAAGGCTTACGTTTCGCTATCCGTGAAGGTGGCAGAACTGTAGGTGCTGGCCAGGTAACTGAAATTTTGAAATAA
- the hpf gene encoding ribosome hibernation-promoting factor, HPF/YfiA family, which translates to MKITVQSIHFTADKKLLDFIQKKADKLDTFYDQIISGEVYLKLENVEDEANKITEIKLLLPGNQIFAKEKCKSFEEATDLAIESLRKQIEKHKQKKTIADTAAKKAMLMTAEDDL; encoded by the coding sequence ATGAAAATTACAGTGCAATCAATTCATTTTACCGCAGACAAAAAATTATTAGATTTTATTCAAAAAAAGGCAGATAAGCTGGATACGTTTTATGATCAGATAATTAGCGGGGAAGTTTATTTAAAACTGGAAAATGTAGAAGATGAGGCAAATAAAATAACGGAGATAAAATTGTTGCTCCCGGGTAACCAGATTTTTGCAAAAGAGAAGTGCAAAAGTTTTGAAGAGGCTACAGACTTGGCCATTGAAAGCCTTCGTAAGCAGATAGAAAAGCATAAACAGAAGAAAACTATTGCCGACACCGCCGCCAAAAAGGCTATGTTGATGACGGCTGAAGACGATTTATAG
- a CDS encoding tyrosine-type recombinase/integrase: MYIQSLDVQIVFMFLERFIQYIKFEKRYSPHTVSAYKSDLDQFMRFLNNADETGHIPEPIITHPNQISYQDIRNWMVELMGQKIIARSVNRKMATLRKYFKFLLQEGIINDNPTSKIRSQKTPKNLPVVVEDARLTQMLDDNEIFTNDFIGQRDKLVVEMLFGTGMRLAELLGLKDQDINEYEGTLKVLGKRNKERIIPVNTELRTLLGKYLELKKNQNFDNNSVTLIVTNKGADAYPKLIYLIVHKYLSNISTQDKKSPHVLRHTFATSLLNNGADLNSIKELLGHANLSATQIYTHNSVERLKSIYKQAHPKA; this comes from the coding sequence TTGTACATTCAATCTCTGGATGTTCAAATAGTTTTTATGTTTTTAGAGCGTTTTATCCAATATATTAAGTTCGAAAAGCGATACTCTCCCCACACGGTATCTGCTTATAAATCGGACCTGGATCAGTTTATGCGCTTTTTAAACAATGCGGATGAGACTGGTCATATTCCGGAGCCTATTATTACCCATCCTAATCAGATAAGCTATCAGGACATCCGTAACTGGATGGTTGAACTCATGGGGCAAAAAATCATTGCCCGTTCCGTAAACCGCAAAATGGCCACGCTGCGTAAGTACTTTAAATTTTTATTGCAGGAGGGCATCATTAATGATAATCCCACATCCAAAATAAGGTCGCAAAAAACGCCCAAGAACCTGCCTGTGGTTGTTGAAGATGCCCGTTTGACCCAAATGCTGGATGATAACGAAATATTTACAAACGATTTTATAGGCCAGCGGGATAAGCTGGTTGTTGAAATGTTGTTTGGCACCGGTATGCGCCTGGCCGAGTTGCTGGGGCTTAAGGATCAGGATATTAATGAATATGAGGGTACGTTAAAGGTTTTAGGTAAACGAAACAAAGAACGCATTATACCGGTGAACACGGAACTGCGCACCCTGCTGGGTAAATACCTGGAGTTAAAGAAAAATCAAAATTTTGATAACAATTCGGTAACATTAATCGTTACAAATAAAGGAGCTGATGCTTATCCGAAACTAATATATTTAATAGTGCATAAATACCTATCCAACATATCAACCCAGGATAAAAAGAGCCCTCACGTACTCAGGCATACGTTTGCAACAAGTTTGCTCAACAACGGAGCCGATTTAAATTCGATAAAAGAACTTTTGGGCCATGCTAATTTAAGCGCAACCCAAATTTACACACACAATTCAGTTGAAAGATTAAAGTCTATTTACAAACAAGCCCATCCAAAGGCGTAA
- the rpsU gene encoding 30S ribosomal protein S21, whose translation MIIINVKEGESLDKALKRFKKKFEKTGVLRELRSRQAFEKKSVTRRHVVKHAIYKQGMNQETV comes from the coding sequence ATGATCATTATCAACGTAAAAGAAGGCGAATCATTAGATAAAGCATTGAAACGCTTCAAGAAAAAATTTGAGAAAACAGGTGTGTTGAGAGAGCTTCGCAGCCGTCAGGCATTCGAGAAAAAATCTGTAACTCGTCGTCATGTTGTTAAACATGCTATCTACAAGCAAGGTATGAATCAAGAAACTGTTTAA
- a CDS encoding SusD/RagB family nutrient-binding outer membrane lipoprotein, whose amino-acid sequence MKKISIISKYIIGAGVIILASCKVGGDVNVNPNQSPNAQGGYLLNSAIQFLGGVNGAGATTNINSFAGELYSQYMSETFYTNESLFALKQYDYQTYYTGPLKDLQSVIDVNTNAATKNQSTTLRYGSNNNQIAAARILKAFIFLTITDRWGDIPYSQALQADANFSPAFDAQKDVYTALMKELDDAQNQFDDKGALSSDILFNGDNNKWKHWANSLHAIMALRLSKVDPTTGRAEFAKAVTAGLMVSNTDNASYTYLAAQTNENPYFTNYRNRYDYAVSSLVVNTLTTLNDPRLTVYVAPTATNTYVGLPYGTFGDALNDYNAGTRDNPGNVSLIGLAVSNQSSPTVWTSYAQVLFTEAEAAHLGWIPGGDGAAADFYNKGVTASLAQNGVSDADSQTYLNQASIKFAVGTAMEQIHTQKWIAGFLGDGWESWAEYRRTGLPKLLDPVPGSLSPGQNIPRRQQYPQTEIDLNKANYNAVVARQGPDALNTRVYWDKQ is encoded by the coding sequence ATGAAAAAAATATCTATAATAAGTAAATATATCATTGGGGCTGGTGTAATCATCCTGGCTTCATGTAAAGTGGGAGGCGATGTTAATGTTAACCCCAATCAATCACCAAACGCGCAGGGTGGCTATTTGTTAAATAGTGCGATACAGTTTTTAGGTGGTGTAAATGGCGCGGGTGCTACTACCAACATTAATTCTTTTGCTGGTGAATTATATTCTCAGTATATGTCCGAAACGTTTTACACCAATGAATCATTGTTTGCATTAAAACAATATGATTATCAAACGTATTATACAGGACCTTTAAAAGATCTGCAATCGGTTATCGATGTGAATACAAATGCTGCTACCAAAAATCAGTCAACTACATTAAGATACGGTTCAAACAATAATCAGATAGCGGCAGCAAGGATACTTAAAGCATTTATCTTCTTGACAATAACCGATAGGTGGGGCGATATTCCTTATTCTCAGGCATTACAGGCAGATGCAAATTTCTCTCCGGCTTTTGACGCTCAGAAAGATGTATACACCGCTTTAATGAAAGAGTTGGATGATGCCCAAAATCAATTTGATGATAAAGGTGCACTGTCAAGTGACATTTTGTTTAACGGGGATAATAATAAATGGAAGCATTGGGCGAATTCTTTACATGCTATTATGGCATTAAGACTATCAAAGGTTGATCCAACAACCGGGCGAGCCGAATTTGCAAAGGCAGTAACAGCTGGTTTGATGGTATCAAATACCGATAATGCATCATATACTTATCTGGCTGCCCAAACAAATGAAAATCCATATTTTACTAATTACCGCAATCGTTATGATTATGCCGTAAGTAGTTTGGTAGTTAATACACTTACTACCCTTAATGACCCGCGCTTAACGGTTTATGTAGCGCCAACAGCAACCAACACTTACGTTGGTTTGCCTTATGGTACTTTTGGTGATGCTCTGAATGATTATAATGCAGGTACAAGAGATAATCCAGGCAATGTGTCATTAATAGGTTTAGCTGTATCAAATCAAAGTTCACCAACCGTATGGACCTCATATGCGCAAGTATTATTTACTGAAGCGGAGGCCGCACATTTAGGATGGATACCAGGAGGAGATGGTGCTGCTGCCGATTTTTATAATAAAGGAGTAACTGCTTCTTTAGCTCAGAATGGCGTAAGTGATGCCGACTCACAGACGTATTTAAATCAGGCTTCCATAAAGTTCGCTGTGGGTACTGCGATGGAGCAAATACACACCCAAAAATGGATTGCCGGATTTTTAGGAGACGGATGGGAGTCATGGGCCGAGTATCGCAGAACAGGCTTACCTAAACTGCTCGATCCGGTACCAGGATCATTAAGCCCGGGCCAGAATATTCCGCGTAGACAACAGTACCCTCAAACAGAGATCGACTTGAACAAAGCTAACTATAACGCTGTAGTGGCTCGTCAAGGTCCTGACGCGCTTAATACCAGGGTATATTGGGATAAACAATAG
- a CDS encoding SusC/RagA family TonB-linked outer membrane protein, protein MEKRILLVLCCMLLAVTQLFAQSRTITGTVTAKEDGLPLPGVTVKVKGTSAGTQTGVNGKFSLNAPPNAILSFSFIGYATQDVPVGSNSQLNVVLVSSSNGLNEVIVTALGISRQQKSLGYAAQAVKGDDLTVTKQSDLNTALAGKIAGVQVLGGSGAKFGTSTIRIRGVNSLSGGNPIYVVNGVVTDPNAVNNDDIESLTVLKGPAATALYGQRASEGAVVITLKKGVDKGVGVSFNQSTTFEKVYQLPAYQNEYGGGTSLNWNTYTYQPGISPASNANFNGVKYYNYGVDESWGPKLDGTLYAPWYFWDPTNPDYGKLKPFVAQPNNVRDFYRTGVTYNTNAAFSKAADNYNFRVSYTNIDRTGITPNSDQKRNNVGLNGELKLTKKFTVSANFNFSQINSNNIPQEGYGTQTAGSFSQWFHRDIEIDQLKKYQRADGTYTAWNIISPDDLSPHYWDNPYTEAYVNTSKSNSNRIYGNITASYQFTKDLSFSIIAREDLLNRDDNSRVGSGTVNVDYYSQSQYTYKENNYVANLAYNHIFGDLSLKAGLYAETRQDRYLYTSGNTNGGLAVPELYTLGNSIDAPTALSYNALSRVNSYYGFTSFGYKDFLYLDLNIRNDISSTLPINNNSYWYGGASGSFVFTELMPKNDVFTFGKLRLSAAKTGSDAQPYQVYRTFDLSTTPHGGDPIQTVPNTLTNPNLKPTLSTAYEIGTELHFIKDRIKFDFNYYTRNTKDQILPLPVNGTSGYSTAIVNAGEIKNHGIEISLGGTPVKSKDFIWTADFNIAFNRNKVISIYPGVNSLQVTPDGLGGYGISGGNQTAGAKSFGFVGSPSFGVNGVVGSSYGQIIGSGFTRDKNGNIIVDDTGMPIVNNNVNLGSMLPSYTGGFTNSFNYKGFTLAFSLDFQKGGKFVSVTEQNLNGSGLGAETVGNNAKGNPVRNAVADGGGTLVQGVHADGTPNTTYVETRSLYEQVYSQIWEKWTYDASYVKLREVSIGYTFPKKMLAKTPFQTAYFGITSQNPWMIYSKVKGVDPSQLQTSFYEGGQLPNTRNLGFNIKLTF, encoded by the coding sequence ATGGAAAAAAGAATACTCCTCGTTTTGTGCTGTATGTTATTGGCTGTTACACAGCTTTTTGCGCAAAGCCGAACCATTACTGGTACAGTAACGGCTAAAGAAGATGGGTTACCCTTGCCTGGCGTAACCGTAAAAGTAAAAGGAACAAGTGCCGGTACCCAAACCGGTGTCAACGGTAAGTTTTCCTTAAATGCTCCTCCTAATGCAATTTTATCATTTAGTTTTATTGGTTATGCCACCCAGGATGTTCCGGTGGGTAGCAACAGTCAACTAAATGTTGTTTTGGTATCATCAAGCAATGGCTTAAATGAAGTAATTGTAACGGCCCTTGGTATCTCACGCCAACAAAAATCATTGGGTTATGCTGCTCAGGCAGTTAAAGGCGATGATTTAACGGTAACCAAGCAATCCGATTTAAATACTGCTCTGGCGGGTAAAATTGCAGGTGTGCAGGTGTTGGGCGGATCTGGTGCTAAATTTGGAACCTCAACTATCCGTATTCGTGGTGTTAACTCCCTATCAGGTGGTAACCCAATTTATGTGGTGAATGGTGTTGTTACAGATCCTAATGCTGTTAATAATGACGATATTGAGTCATTAACGGTTTTGAAAGGTCCGGCAGCAACAGCATTATATGGCCAGCGTGCATCTGAAGGAGCTGTGGTTATTACACTCAAAAAAGGTGTTGATAAAGGCGTTGGTGTTTCATTTAATCAATCAACTACTTTTGAAAAGGTATATCAATTACCAGCATATCAGAATGAATATGGCGGCGGTACAAGTTTAAATTGGAATACCTATACTTATCAGCCGGGAATTTCTCCGGCTTCAAATGCCAATTTTAATGGGGTTAAATATTATAACTACGGTGTTGATGAAAGTTGGGGTCCCAAACTTGATGGTACACTGTATGCCCCCTGGTATTTTTGGGATCCAACAAATCCAGACTACGGAAAATTAAAACCATTTGTTGCCCAGCCTAATAATGTGCGCGATTTTTATAGAACCGGTGTTACTTATAATACCAATGCTGCATTTTCTAAAGCCGCAGATAATTATAATTTCCGCGTATCTTATACCAATATTGACCGTACGGGTATTACACCCAATAGCGATCAAAAACGTAACAACGTTGGTTTGAATGGTGAATTGAAGTTAACTAAAAAGTTTACAGTAAGCGCTAACTTTAACTTCTCGCAAATTAATTCGAACAATATTCCGCAAGAAGGTTACGGAACACAAACTGCCGGTTCATTTAGCCAGTGGTTTCATAGGGATATTGAAATCGATCAGTTAAAAAAGTATCAAAGAGCTGATGGAACCTATACTGCCTGGAATATAATTAGTCCGGATGATTTGTCTCCTCACTATTGGGATAACCCTTATACAGAAGCTTACGTCAATACTTCTAAATCCAATAGCAACCGGATATATGGAAACATTACTGCATCCTATCAATTCACAAAGGATCTATCATTCTCTATAATTGCAAGAGAGGATCTTTTGAACAGAGATGATAATTCACGCGTTGGATCGGGTACAGTAAACGTCGACTATTATTCTCAAAGTCAGTATACCTACAAAGAGAATAATTATGTAGCGAATTTAGCATACAATCATATTTTTGGTGATTTGTCATTAAAAGCTGGTTTATATGCCGAAACCCGTCAGGATCGCTATCTGTATACAAGTGGTAACACTAACGGTGGTTTAGCCGTTCCGGAGTTATATACTCTTGGCAATTCAATTGATGCGCCAACAGCATTAAGTTATAATGCTTTAAGCCGGGTAAACAGTTATTATGGATTTACCTCATTTGGCTATAAGGACTTTTTATATTTGGATTTGAACATACGCAATGATATTTCTTCAACATTGCCAATAAACAATAATTCATATTGGTATGGTGGTGCTTCCGGATCATTTGTTTTTACAGAGTTGATGCCTAAAAATGATGTATTTACTTTTGGTAAGTTAAGGCTGTCTGCGGCTAAAACAGGCTCCGATGCTCAGCCATATCAGGTTTACCGTACTTTTGATCTGAGTACAACTCCTCATGGCGGTGATCCGATACAGACGGTACCCAATACCCTGACAAACCCAAACTTGAAACCAACCCTTTCTACTGCTTATGAAATAGGTACAGAGCTGCATTTTATAAAAGACAGAATTAAGTTTGATTTCAACTATTATACACGTAATACTAAAGATCAGATATTACCATTGCCGGTTAATGGTACTTCCGGATACTCTACTGCTATAGTCAATGCCGGCGAAATCAAAAATCATGGTATCGAAATAAGTCTGGGCGGTACTCCGGTTAAATCAAAAGATTTTATTTGGACTGCTGATTTTAACATTGCGTTTAACCGCAACAAGGTTATCTCAATTTACCCTGGTGTAAATAGTTTACAAGTTACACCCGATGGTTTAGGCGGTTACGGAATATCTGGCGGTAACCAGACCGCAGGTGCAAAAAGCTTTGGATTTGTTGGCTCACCAAGCTTTGGCGTTAATGGTGTAGTTGGCAGTTCTTATGGCCAGATAATTGGTTCTGGTTTTACCCGCGATAAAAATGGGAATATCATAGTTGACGATACAGGCATGCCAATTGTAAATAACAATGTTAATTTAGGTAGTATGCTGCCAAGCTATACCGGTGGTTTCACAAACTCTTTTAACTATAAAGGCTTTACGCTTGCTTTTTCTCTTGATTTTCAGAAAGGTGGTAAGTTCGTATCAGTTACCGAGCAAAACTTAAATGGTTCAGGCCTGGGTGCTGAAACTGTTGGTAATAATGCCAAAGGTAATCCGGTTCGTAACGCTGTAGCAGACGGCGGTGGTACCTTGGTACAAGGTGTACATGCTGATGGTACTCCTAATACTACCTATGTAGAAACACGGTCGTTATATGAACAGGTATACAGCCAAATATGGGAAAAATGGACTTATGATGCTTCATATGTTAAATTAAGGGAAGTAAGTATAGGTTACACATTCCCTAAAAAAATGTTGGCTAAAACTCCATTTCAAACAGCTTATTTTGGTATAACCTCTCAAAACCCATGGATGATCTACTCTAAAGTTAAAGGTGTTGACCCGTCGCAACTGCAAACTTCTTTTTATGAAGGCGGGCAGTTACCAAACACAAGAAACTTAGGGTTTAACATTAAGCTAACCTTCTAA
- a CDS encoding acyl-CoA dehydrogenase, producing the protein MDSLLTDSPVGFDFSISDNQRMVGEMARDFAEKNIRPFVAEWDEAQHFPLELFKQMGELGMMGVVVPEQYGGSGFGYAEYVTVISEIARVCGSIGLSLAAHNSLCTGHILAFGNEEQKQKWLPKLATAEWLGAWGLTEANTGSDAMGMATTAILDGDHYVVNGSKNFITHGKSGNVAVVMVRTGEKGDSKGISALVIEKGTPGFTHGKKENKMGMRASETTELIFDNCRVPKENLLGKQGEGFKQAMTILDGGRISIAALSLGIAKGAFDAAVAYSKERKQFGQAISNFQGISFKLADMATEIEAAELLVMQAADLKTRHLPVTKQSAMAKYYASEVAVRTANEAVQIFGGYGYIKDFPVEKYYRDAKLCTIGEGTSEIQKIVISREVLRG; encoded by the coding sequence ATGGATTCTTTATTAACAGACAGCCCGGTAGGGTTTGATTTTTCTATTAGCGATAACCAGCGAATGGTAGGTGAGATGGCCAGGGATTTTGCCGAAAAAAATATCAGGCCATTTGTGGCCGAATGGGACGAGGCGCAACATTTTCCGCTTGAATTATTTAAACAAATGGGCGAACTGGGTATGATGGGCGTTGTTGTACCTGAACAATATGGCGGCTCGGGCTTTGGCTATGCCGAATATGTAACCGTGATATCTGAAATAGCCAGGGTATGCGGGTCGATAGGTCTGTCATTAGCTGCACATAACTCTTTATGTACCGGTCATATACTGGCTTTTGGTAACGAGGAGCAAAAACAAAAATGGCTGCCCAAACTGGCCACTGCCGAATGGTTGGGCGCTTGGGGACTTACCGAAGCGAATACCGGATCTGATGCCATGGGTATGGCGACTACCGCGATATTGGATGGTGATCATTATGTAGTGAATGGTTCAAAAAACTTTATTACCCACGGCAAATCGGGTAATGTGGCCGTAGTAATGGTGCGGACAGGTGAAAAGGGTGATTCAAAAGGTATCTCGGCCCTTGTTATTGAAAAAGGTACGCCAGGTTTTACCCATGGCAAAAAGGAAAACAAAATGGGTATGCGTGCCTCGGAAACAACCGAGCTTATATTTGATAATTGCCGCGTACCCAAAGAAAATCTACTGGGTAAGCAGGGCGAAGGTTTTAAACAGGCCATGACCATATTGGATGGCGGGCGTATTTCTATAGCTGCCTTATCCTTAGGTATTGCCAAAGGAGCGTTTGACGCCGCGGTGGCTTACTCTAAAGAACGTAAACAGTTTGGTCAGGCTATCAGTAATTTTCAGGGCATATCTTTCAAACTGGCTGATATGGCTACTGAAATAGAAGCAGCTGAACTTTTGGTGATGCAGGCGGCCGACCTGAAAACCAGGCATCTGCCGGTAACCAAACAATCGGCTATGGCTAAGTATTATGCATCGGAGGTAGCAGTGCGTACGGCTAATGAAGCTGTACAGATATTTGGTGGATACGGCTATATCAAGGATTTTCCGGTAGAAAAATACTATCGTGATGCCAAGCTATGTACCATAGGGGAGGGCACATCCGAAATACAAAAGATCGTGATCAGCAGGGAAGTGTTGAGAGGGTAA
- a CDS encoding adenine phosphoribosyltransferase, protein MITQQIKSAIRDIPDFPKPGIVFKDITPILKDPVLCDSIVNAFVEQLKGKRIDVIAGIESRGFLFGLTLATKLGVPFVPIRKAGKLPFTIKQKAYKLEYGTAIIECHTDAFEPGQHVLIHDDLLATGGTVTAASELIKEMGCEIAGFSFVVELGFLEGRKRIASISDTLVVLAEY, encoded by the coding sequence ATGATAACCCAGCAAATAAAGTCTGCCATTCGTGATATTCCCGATTTTCCGAAACCCGGAATTGTTTTTAAAGATATAACCCCCATACTGAAAGACCCTGTTTTGTGCGATAGCATTGTTAATGCTTTTGTTGAGCAATTAAAAGGTAAACGGATAGATGTGATAGCCGGAATTGAAAGCCGGGGGTTCTTGTTCGGACTTACACTCGCTACCAAATTGGGTGTACCCTTCGTGCCGATACGGAAAGCCGGTAAATTACCTTTCACCATTAAACAAAAGGCGTATAAGCTGGAGTATGGTACGGCTATTATCGAATGTCATACCGATGCTTTTGAACCCGGGCAGCATGTATTGATCCATGACGATTTGCTGGCAACCGGTGGTACAGTAACCGCCGCGAGTGAACTGATCAAAGAAATGGGCTGCGAAATAGCGGGTTTCTCGTTTGTGGTTGAGCTGGGCTTTTTAGAGGGCCGCAAACGGATTGCATCTATCAGTGACACATTGGTGGTATTGGCCGAGTATTAA